GTTCATCTTGGTTTTCGCGATCTCCTGAACCTGTGCCAGAGTCACCTTGCCAACAAACTCCTTACTCGGATTCGACGATCCCTTGGCGATGCTCGCCGCCTGCTTGAGCAGAACGGACGCCGGAGGCGACTTGGTGATAAAGTCAAACGTGCGATCCTTGTAAACGCTGATGACCACGGGAATAATCATTCCCTCCTGACCCTGCGTCGAGGCGTTGAACGCCTTACAAAAATCCATGATATTCACGCCATGCTGACCCAATGCAGGACCCACTGGCGGAGACGGGGTCGCCTGACCCGCCGGAATCTGCAACTTAATCAGCCCGGTTACCTCTTTTTTAGTCGCCACGAAACCAATTCCTTTCTAATTATCCGTTATTCACTAAATTCTTCAATTTCTTATCGCCAGGCCAGGATCAGACCCGCTCGATCTGCGGAAATTCCAGCTCCACAGGCGTTCCGCGCCCAAAGATCGACACCATGACCTTAACTTTACCCTTGTCATGATTCACATCGTCCACCACCCCGTTGAAATTGAGGAATGGACCCTCGATCACGCGAACGCTTTCACCCTTCTCAAAAGAAAATTTCGGCTTCGGACGAGAAGACTCACCCTTAATCTGATCCATGATCGTCTTGACCTCACCCTCAGACAAAGCCACCGGGTGCCCGCCAGCGCCGGGAAAACCCGTCACCTTCGCGGTATTTTTGATCAGATACCAGATATCCTGATCCATCACCACATTGATCAAAACGTAACCAGGAAAAAATTTTCTGGAAGAAATTCGCTTCTTGCCCTTGCGAACCTCAACCACTTCTTCCGTGGGAATCACCACATCTCCCAGAACGTCCTTGCGACCCGTCGTCTCAAACTGCTCCAACAGGCTCAACTTCACCTTGCGCTCGTAACCGGAATAGGTATGAATGACATACCATTTTTTTTCGTCGGAATTCTCTTCCACAGGCCCCCTTGAGATCGCGATTAAATGAGACTTTGCACCAGCTTGGCCAATAACATATCAACCAAACCAAGGAACACCGACATCAGAAGCACCGTCACCAAAACGACCATCGTGCCGCCCATCGACTCTCGCCGGGAAGGCCACGTCACCTTTTTAACTTCCACCTTAACTTCTGATAAAAACTGTATTGCCTTGGCTATCATTTCTTTCCAAACCACCGTTAAAATAAGTACAGGCCAGGAGGGATTCGAACCCACAACCCTCGGATTTGGAGTCCGATGCTCTAACCAATTAGAGCTACTGGCCTTGGTTTTCCTGGACTTAAATCATCGAAGGCGCCACGGGTATCTCGCCCATCCACAACCCGGCACGCAAACGTAAAATTTTATTTTGTTTCCTTATGGGGGGTGTGCTTCCTGCAGAAGCGGCAATATTTTTTTATTTCGAGCCGATGCGTCGTTTTTTTCTTATTTTTTGTCGAAGAATAATTACGTCGCTTACAATCTTCGCATGCCAACTGAATAATATCTCTCATAATCGCCCGTCAAATTAAAGCCAACCCTGTTATTCTAAAGCCGCCGAACCCCGCGCCCAACGACAATCCATCCTATAAAAATAAGCCCACGATCGGGATTGAACCGATGACCTCTTCCTTACCAAGGAAGCGCTCCACCACTGAGCTACGCGGGCATTCTCCGCGATATCACCCACCAAATACCTGAAATCCAAAAGGTGGAGCGGGAAACGGGACTCGAACCCGCGACCCTCAGCTTGGAAGGCTGACGCTCTAGCCAACTGAGCTATTCCCGCCCAATTCCCGCAATATAGCTGAATGGGGAGGGGAGGATTCGAACCTCCGAAGGCGGTGCCGACAGATTTACAGTCTGTTCCCTTTGGCCACTCGGGAACCTCCCCGTTCTAATTCGAAGGCATTCTTCCTTCGCGCTAATTCACTGCAAAAACACAAAAAAAGCGCGAAGTCCTCTTAAATCCGACTCCTCACGCCATAGCAATGCATGGAGCTGGCAAAGGGACTCGAACCCCCGACCGGCTGATTACAAATCAGCTGCTCTACCAACTGAGCTATGCCAGCTCAGCGAAATGGAAATTTTGGATTCTAAAGGTTTTATGTGACGCCTGTCAATACAAAAAGACACTTCCTTAGATTTTTTGAGGAGCCGCAAGGGCTAAATTCTCAGAAGCCTAAATGGTCAGACGGCAACGCACTTGCTCGTATTTTTTACTCACTTTAACACGCTTGCAAGTGTTTTCACAGATTATTTTTACTTTTTTTCTATCTTTTCCAAAATAATTATATTCTGCTGGCGCGGAGGCTTTGGCGGCGGGGGTTTGACTCTTTTTTTTCGCTTCAGCGTTTTACTGATAACACGCTTACGGGAACTCTTTGATTTTTTAACGCTTGCCTTGTTTTCTCGCTTGTTTGGCCTTTTCACGTTAAATTTTCTGCGGCAATACTCCAGAGTGTAACGAAAATTATAATAATCGACGGAATTTTGCGCGTCTTCAAAAGATACGATATAGGGGATCAGCAGAGGGGAGGAAAGCAGATACATCCAGCCTTTACCCGATTCGCCTGTGTAAAACTGCCCGCCTCCGGGGATCACCGAATACAGACGGGCGATTTCTGGGTCCAAGTAGCGGTATTCTTTGTCACAGCCTCTCTTTATATAGGAAGCCATCTCAAATTCCATGTCGGGCGTGATTTGCTTGAAGCGCATGCGGGGGTCCACGCCGGCGCGGGAACTCACGCAACCGGAAAGGATGACGCCCGCCAACACTATCAGCGCGACTAAAACGGAATTTTTTACAGCAAAAACCCTCATAACCTAATGAATTATATAGGATTATAATTTTTAATCAAATCAACGCGCGGACTTCGGGCCTGAGCGATAAAATGGTCTTTCTATTTAACGGCTCTTTGCGCTAAGCGCTTGATGTTTAATAAGCCTGGGTCGTTCAGGAGGCGGGTTCTGCGTGTGGATGCCAGACGATCTTGCCGCGACTCATGACAAAATCAGCATTCTGGCGTGTTTCTTCGAATGGCAGGGTTTCGGGATCTTCAACATCGGCGGGCATACGAAATCCAATCACATCGGCGGGGCGCCCCGGGGCCAGAATACCGGAATTCAGGCCCAGGGCCTTGGCGCCTTCGCGCGTGGCCATCTCCAACCAGGCGCGGTGGCTGATTTCGGGAAAAGTCGCGCTGGCAATCCTCAATTCGCGAAGAAAATTCAAGGATTCGTTGCTGGCGAGGGAATCGGTGCCCAATCCGACGGCTATCTTGCGGGCGCGCAGTTCGGGGATCGGCAATAGCTCGCGCCGTCCAAACCATTGCGAGCTTCCGGGACAGAACACGGCGCTGGCTTTGTTCGACGCGATCCGATCCAAATCGTTCATATCCATATGATTGGCGTGGATGAGGGTCATCTGATTGAGAACGCCCAAGGCGTCGAGATAGGCGACGGGGCCTTTTCCCGGAGGACGCCAGTTCGGGTCCAACGCTCCGCGTTCTTGCAGAAATGCCGCCATCTCGCCGCCGCCCTCCTTCAAAAATCGCTCTTCCTCTGGAAATTCGGCGACGTGACAAGACCAGGGCGCGGAATGGCGCTTCGCTAATTTTCGTAACGCTTTGAACAATTCGGGGGAAACGGAATACGGGGCGTGCGGGGCGATGCCGGAGCGCAGGCTTTCACTGCCTGCGTCGAAGGAATCGAGCAGATCCTCCAGCCGCGCCACGATCTGCGTTGCGGCGTCGGACTTGAAGCCCAGCGTTTCCCAAAACAAAATCTGGCGAAAGGGAAAGTTTGCGTACTCCGGCAGTAATTCCGCTTGCGACAGATAATCACCAAGGGAGGTCACGCCGGAGCGCATCATCTCCTGCGACGCTTCACGCATCGCTTCTAAACGCTCGGAGAAAGTAACGGCGGCGTTAACCCTCAACAAATCGCGCACCCAGTCGGTGAAGCGTTCGCGCTTTTGCAGTTTGCCCTTGAGCGCAGACAGGGATAAATGACAATGCGCGTTCACGAAACCGGGAAGCAAAAAATAATCGCTCAGATCAAGCGTGCGTATATCGGCGGGGCCTTGACTGCTCGCTTCAATGGAGAGGATGCGATCGCCTTCGATCAGCAGTTGTCCGTCTCGAACGGCTTCGCCCTGCATCGAGGACAAGGCGCCAAATTTTATTTTCAATTTTTCAGCCATCGCATTTTTGCAAATCGCGCGGTGTTGTCTCCAGCCGCCTAGAAAAAAGTCCGGTCGCGATAAAGGCGGTAAGCGTCGCCAAAATTTTCGATCAATGCCTGTTCTTCTCTTTTGGCGCGGAACCGGTTCAAAGGTAGCACGACGAGCGCCAGATAGGCCAGACCGAGCGCAGACCCGCAGGCCAGAAACATACCCAACAGATTGAGGCTGATGCCGACGTAAACCGGATGCCGAATCCATCGATAAATGCCGCCCGTCGCCAGACTTTCCGCGCCGGGGAACACCGCCAGCCGCTTGCCCAACGAGGCGAAACCCGCGATCCAGACGATCAACCCCAGAGCCGCGCAGGCCAGACCGACATAGACCAGCCAGCGATGTCCGAATCCGAAATCTTTGGGTAAGAAATAGACCGCGACCAGAGGGATCAGATAAAGGGAGGGAATCAATATGCCGAGGAACAAACCGCGAACGCCCTCGCCTGAATAGCCGCTCATGAATCGCTAGTCCAGCAGGTCTTTAAGAAAGGCCTCGCGTCCTTCGAGGATTTCTACTTCCAGCGACACCTTGTAAATCGGCAGGCTGAAGACATGATCGACAAATTTCACGGCGTCTTTTTCGGTGGTCACGATCATCTCTGCGCCGGAGTCCATCGCTGATTTTTCGATGGCTCTCAAATCAATCGCCTCGTAATCATGATGATCCGGGAAAGCCTGATAATAAGTCAATCGCGCCGAAGCCTCTTCAAGAATGCGCCGGAAGTCTTCGGGATTGGCGATGCCGCAAAACGCGGCGACGCGTTTCTGGCGAATGACGCTGGCTTCCAGACTCTCTCCCGCTTGCAGGGGAACCAGCAAATCGAGTCGCATGGAAGATTTCATGATGGGAATATCGCCGAGTAATTTGGAATCGACGCCCGGCGTTCGCCCTTTGCCGGCGTATCGCGTCACGCAGACCCGGTCGGCCCGTCGCGCGGCGCTTACAGGTTCGCGCAGTTCTCCTGCGGGAAACAGACTGCCGTTGCCGAAGGGTCTTTGATGATCGAACAATAAAATATCGAAATCTCTTTGCAGGGAGAGGTGTTGAAACCCGTCATCGAGGACCAGCGAATCGACGCCGAAATGATCCATCGCATAACGCCCGGTCTGGTAGCGGTCGGCTCCGGTCAATACCGGAATATTCTGCAGGCGCTGGGCGATCATCACCGGCTCGTCGCCGGCAAAGTCAGGCGATAGCAGAATCTCGCGTCCGTCGCACACCACATTGACTTCCTTATTGGACCGCCCG
This window of the Candidatus Nitrohelix vancouverensis genome carries:
- the rplK gene encoding 50S ribosomal protein L11, giving the protein MATKKEVTGLIKLQIPAGQATPSPPVGPALGQHGVNIMDFCKAFNASTQGQEGMIIPVVISVYKDRTFDFITKSPPASVLLKQAASIAKGSSNPSKEFVGKVTLAQVQEIAKTKMNDLNASDLDMAVNIIKGSARSMGLKVEG
- the nusG gene encoding transcription termination/antitermination protein NusG, encoding MEENSDEKKWYVIHTYSGYERKVKLSLLEQFETTGRKDVLGDVVIPTEEVVEVRKGKKRISSRKFFPGYVLINVVMDQDIWYLIKNTAKVTGFPGAGGHPVALSEGEVKTIMDQIKGESSRPKPKFSFEKGESVRVIEGPFLNFNGVVDDVNHDKGKVKVMVSIFGRGTPVELEFPQIERV
- the secE gene encoding preprotein translocase subunit SecE encodes the protein MIAKAIQFLSEVKVEVKKVTWPSRRESMGGTMVVLVTVLLMSVFLGLVDMLLAKLVQSLI
- the rpmG gene encoding 50S ribosomal protein L33, whose translation is MRDIIQLACEDCKRRNYSSTKNKKKTTHRLEIKKYCRFCRKHTPHKETK
- a CDS encoding amidohydrolase family protein, whose translation is MAEKLKIKFGALSSMQGEAVRDGQLLIEGDRILSIEASSQGPADIRTLDLSDYFLLPGFVNAHCHLSLSALKGKLQKRERFTDWVRDLLRVNAAVTFSERLEAMREASQEMMRSGVTSLGDYLSQAELLPEYANFPFRQILFWETLGFKSDAATQIVARLEDLLDSFDAGSESLRSGIAPHAPYSVSPELFKALRKLAKRHSAPWSCHVAEFPEEERFLKEGGGEMAAFLQERGALDPNWRPPGKGPVAYLDALGVLNQMTLIHANHMDMNDLDRIASNKASAVFCPGSSQWFGRRELLPIPELRARKIAVGLGTDSLASNESLNFLRELRIASATFPEISHRAWLEMATREGAKALGLNSGILAPGRPADVIGFRMPADVEDPETLPFEETRQNADFVMSRGKIVWHPHAEPAS
- a CDS encoding isoprenylcysteine carboxylmethyltransferase family protein — its product is MSGYSGEGVRGLFLGILIPSLYLIPLVAVYFLPKDFGFGHRWLVYVGLACAALGLIVWIAGFASLGKRLAVFPGAESLATGGIYRWIRHPVYVGISLNLLGMFLACGSALGLAYLALVVLPLNRFRAKREEQALIENFGDAYRLYRDRTFF
- the lpxK gene encoding tetraacyldisaccharide 4'-kinase, whose product is MSLEKFFYQVISPQRKFYHIPIYLGLKIISGIYFWAIQFRLWAYRWGLFPQRKLDCRVISVGNLTLGGTGKTPFVIMIAETLRGHGRKPAILSRGYGGRSNKEVNVVCDGREILLSPDFAGDEPVMIAQRLQNIPVLTGADRYQTGRYAMDHFGVDSLVLDDGFQHLSLQRDFDILLFDHQRPFGNGSLFPAGELREPVSAARRADRVCVTRYAGKGRTPGVDSKLLGDIPIMKSSMRLDLLVPLQAGESLEASVIRQKRVAAFCGIANPEDFRRILEEASARLTYYQAFPDHHDYEAIDLRAIEKSAMDSGAEMIVTTEKDAVKFVDHVFSLPIYKVSLEVEILEGREAFLKDLLD